Proteins co-encoded in one Kocuria flava genomic window:
- a CDS encoding type II secretion system F family protein has translation MSAALGALLGAGVLLVWWSCWAEDVPREAPARRPGRLRELLLRAGLPGVGPAPLVLACLACGALSGLLVAALTGAATFGACAALLGGGAPFAAVRHRARARTIALREVWPDVVDHLRSAIRAGMSLPEALVQLQYRGPEPVRPAFARFAADYRASGQLQGSLTRLKDRLADPVADNIVEALRVTREVGGTDLGRLLGTLSEFLRESARTRGELEARQSWTVNAARLAVAAPWIVLLLMSSQPAAVRAYDTPEGAVVLLGGLTVSVAAYRLMLRLGALPEPRRVLR, from the coding sequence GTGAGCGCGGCCCTGGGCGCGCTGCTGGGCGCGGGCGTGCTGCTGGTGTGGTGGTCGTGCTGGGCCGAGGACGTTCCGCGCGAGGCCCCCGCCCGGCGCCCGGGCCGGTTGCGGGAGCTCCTGCTGCGGGCGGGACTGCCCGGCGTCGGTCCCGCGCCGCTCGTGCTCGCGTGCCTGGCCTGCGGGGCGCTGTCCGGGCTGCTCGTGGCGGCCCTGACCGGGGCCGCCACCTTCGGGGCCTGCGCCGCGCTGCTCGGGGGCGGGGCGCCGTTCGCGGCCGTGCGGCACCGGGCCCGGGCGCGGACGATCGCGCTGCGGGAGGTGTGGCCCGACGTCGTCGACCACCTGCGCTCCGCGATCCGCGCCGGGATGTCCCTGCCCGAGGCCCTGGTCCAGCTGCAGTACCGCGGACCCGAGCCGGTGCGCCCGGCCTTCGCCCGCTTCGCCGCCGACTACCGGGCCTCCGGGCAGCTGCAGGGCTCCCTGACGCGGCTCAAGGACCGGCTGGCCGACCCCGTGGCGGACAACATCGTCGAGGCGCTGCGGGTGACCCGCGAGGTGGGCGGGACCGACCTGGGCCGGCTGCTGGGCACCCTCTCGGAGTTCCTGCGCGAGAGCGCCCGCACGCGCGGGGAGCTCGAGGCGCGCCAGTCCTGGACGGTCAACGCCGCTCGCCTGGCCGTGGCGGCGCCCTGGATCGTGCTCCTGCTGATGTCCTCCCAGCCGGCCGCGGTGCGCGCCTACGACACCCCGGAGGGAGCGGTCGTGCTCCTGGGCGGGCTGACCGTCTCCGTGGCCGCCTACCGGCTCATGCTGCGGCTGGGCGCTCTCCCCGAACCACGCCGGGTGCTGCGGTGA
- a CDS encoding CpaF family protein, producing the protein MTAALSADALGLVEAEVRELIRRRGLDPVLQLEQTRGLVDAAVRDYDQRSARGVLPPLADLDAARRALLDLVAGFGPLQPLLDDPEIEEIWLNGPAEVYVARRGESELTSLVLTEAQVRNLVERMLKSSGRRLDLSSPFVDAALPDGSRLHVVIPDVTRTHWAVNIRKFVARARRLDDLVELGSLSPRAARFLEAAVASGLNILVSGATQAGKTTLLNCLCAAIGPRERVVTVEEIFELQVPLRDVVGMQCRQANLEGAGEIPLRRLVKEALRMRPDRLVVGEVREAESLDMLVALNSGLPGMCSLHANSARDAVTKICTLPLLAGANISSGFVVPTVASCFDLVVHCRREADGRRRVAEVLALGNRVENGVIEIYPVFALRDGDLRAVAAEAPSPEKFARAGWSVRELLEDDAGGPR; encoded by the coding sequence ATGACGGCAGCGCTCTCGGCGGACGCGCTCGGCCTCGTCGAGGCCGAGGTGCGCGAGCTGATCCGCCGCCGCGGCCTGGACCCCGTGCTGCAGCTCGAGCAGACCCGCGGGCTCGTCGACGCGGCCGTGCGCGACTACGACCAGCGCTCCGCCCGCGGGGTGCTGCCGCCGCTCGCCGACCTCGACGCCGCCCGCCGGGCGCTGCTGGACCTCGTCGCGGGGTTCGGCCCGCTGCAGCCGCTGCTGGACGACCCGGAGATCGAGGAGATCTGGCTCAACGGCCCCGCCGAGGTCTACGTCGCCCGCCGGGGCGAGTCCGAGCTGACGTCCCTCGTGCTCACCGAGGCCCAGGTGCGCAACCTCGTGGAGCGGATGCTCAAGAGCTCCGGCCGGCGCCTGGACCTCAGCTCGCCCTTCGTCGACGCCGCCCTGCCCGACGGCTCCCGGCTGCACGTGGTGATCCCCGACGTCACCCGGACCCACTGGGCCGTGAACATCCGCAAGTTCGTCGCCCGGGCGCGGCGGCTCGACGACCTCGTCGAGCTCGGCTCGCTCTCCCCGCGCGCGGCCCGTTTCCTCGAGGCGGCGGTCGCCTCCGGGCTCAACATCCTGGTCTCCGGCGCGACCCAGGCGGGCAAGACGACGCTGCTGAACTGCCTGTGCGCCGCCATCGGCCCGCGGGAGCGGGTCGTGACCGTCGAGGAGATCTTCGAGCTGCAGGTGCCGCTGCGCGACGTCGTGGGGATGCAGTGCCGCCAGGCCAACCTCGAGGGCGCCGGCGAGATCCCGCTGCGCCGCCTCGTGAAGGAGGCGCTGCGGATGCGCCCGGACCGGCTCGTCGTGGGGGAGGTCCGCGAGGCCGAGAGCCTCGACATGCTCGTGGCCCTCAACAGCGGGCTGCCCGGGATGTGCAGCCTGCACGCCAACTCCGCCCGGGACGCGGTGACCAAGATCTGCACGCTGCCCCTGCTCGCCGGGGCCAACATCAGCTCCGGGTTCGTGGTGCCCACCGTGGCCTCGTGCTTCGACCTCGTGGTGCACTGCCGGCGGGAGGCCGACGGCCGCCGCCGCGTCGCCGAGGTCCTCGCCCTGGGCAACCGCGTGGAGAACGGCGTGATCGAGATCTACCCGGTCTTCGCCCTGCGGGACGGGGACCTGCGCGCGGTCGCCGCGGAGGCCCCGTCCCCGGAGAAGTTCGCCCGTGCCGGCTGGTCGGTGCGCGAGCTGCTCGAGGACGACGCCGGGGGCCCGCGGTGA
- a CDS encoding DUF2304 domain-containing protein produces MLYVVQILLVLAVGYGALALIRGGANAKHQAIRRVVGLAFFAFAALSIFFPDLLSAVARFLGIGRGTDLVLYGLVVVFMITQATAALRNRQQEVNVTRLARHIAVAEAERPWAPAPEHAQRPAVTGFAQASPGQRPAD; encoded by the coding sequence GTGCTCTACGTCGTCCAGATCCTGCTCGTGCTCGCCGTGGGATACGGCGCGCTCGCGCTCATCCGCGGCGGGGCCAACGCCAAGCACCAGGCCATCCGCCGGGTCGTGGGCCTGGCCTTCTTCGCCTTCGCCGCGCTGTCGATCTTCTTCCCCGACCTGCTCAGCGCCGTGGCCCGGTTCCTGGGCATCGGCCGCGGCACCGACCTCGTGCTCTACGGCCTCGTCGTCGTGTTCATGATCACCCAGGCCACCGCCGCCCTGCGCAACCGGCAGCAGGAGGTCAACGTCACCCGCCTGGCCCGCCACATCGCCGTCGCCGAGGCCGAGCGCCCCTGGGCCCCGGCCCCCGAGCACGCGCAGCGGCCCGCCGTCACCGGCTTCGCGCAGGCCTCCCCGGGGCAGCGCCCCGCGGACTGA
- a CDS encoding glycosyltransferase family 2 protein, which yields MSRVWIVMPVYNEAAVVGEVLAELRRTFPHVVCVDDGSSDESARICAEAGAVVVQHPINLGQGAALQTGFEYALQDPEMDCVVTFDSDGQHRVVDAWDMVERIRSGEAEVVLGSRFLDRRTNVSALKRLVLRTAAFFSKLSTGMDLSDAHNGLRALDRGTLSRIRLTQNRMAHASEIVNQLADLRPRWVEHPVQIVYTDYSRSKGQSLLNGVNILAELFVK from the coding sequence GTGAGTCGCGTGTGGATCGTCATGCCCGTGTACAACGAGGCGGCCGTGGTGGGAGAGGTGCTGGCGGAGCTCCGCAGGACCTTCCCCCACGTGGTGTGCGTGGACGACGGCTCCTCCGACGAATCGGCCCGGATCTGCGCCGAGGCCGGCGCCGTCGTGGTCCAGCACCCCATCAACCTGGGCCAGGGCGCCGCCCTGCAGACCGGCTTCGAGTACGCCCTGCAGGACCCGGAGATGGACTGCGTGGTCACCTTCGACTCCGACGGCCAGCACCGCGTGGTCGACGCCTGGGACATGGTGGAACGCATCCGCTCGGGCGAGGCCGAGGTCGTACTGGGCTCCCGGTTCCTCGACCGGCGCACCAACGTCTCCGCGCTCAAGCGCCTCGTGCTGCGCACGGCGGCGTTCTTCTCGAAGCTGTCCACCGGCATGGACCTCTCCGACGCCCACAACGGGCTGCGCGCCCTCGACCGCGGCACGCTCTCCCGGATCCGCCTGACCCAGAACCGCATGGCCCACGCCTCCGAGATCGTCAACCAGCTCGCGGACCTGCGCCCCCGGTGGGTCGAGCACCCGGTGCAGATCGTCTACACCGACTACTCGCGGTCCAAGGGCCAGTCCCTGCTCAACGGCGTGAACATCCTCGCCGAGCTGTTCGTCAAGTAG
- a CDS encoding DUF6541 family protein — protein sequence MLTAWAPYAPALLLLLAVLWLPGLALLWAFGQRGGRILLTAPAFSVAVVGVSGVALDLLGIRYDLLSQAGAALVLAAAAWLVGRVLPRGGHAPAPEDRPAPDGRAGATAVGAPGAGTAPDAAAPARPWVFPAAAAVGVAVGAVLLLRRMVSAIGEPEAMAQRWDNIFHLNAIRWIVETGSGSTLTLNRMVDPERTVALYPAAWHQLASLAVPVAGDSVLAAHNLTLLAVAGVVWPASCVFLTRCLVGPSPVAAVVAGAASAGFGLFPYGLMAWGPLFPNILSLVLLPVVLGLLVRLLGPGLGADPTARTPDGPARLRTAASLLVALGALFVSQPNGVLALLVVGVPLVATAWALGLRAAVRAGRRRRTALLAVAAVLAAAVWLLAWNTLTTTFFWAPFTTLPRGVGEALLYGTNGRLDVPWVLVVLTGAGIYAAVVRRRLRWLVVAHLLLAYLYAVAAAGEDGPWRDWLTSGWYTDSHRLAATLPLTALPLAALGAEHLAARLAAGLAAAAAVLRGGRAGGRPPAAGRARPLAYPVAAVLVLAVAVPVSQMGSLTRTTQEVKRYYAWDGPESILGHDEFELLQELGRLTGPGDVVAVNPWNGGSLAWAVAERPVTQYHVEDPEPPLDELVAGIDTAAPGSPACAAAEELGVEWVLDFGTQLLVPWATEPLEVYSGVTAVDPAADPGLAPVAREGGAVLYEVVGCDGP from the coding sequence GTGCTGACGGCGTGGGCGCCCTACGCCCCGGCCCTGCTTCTGCTGCTCGCGGTGCTGTGGCTGCCGGGACTGGCGCTGCTGTGGGCCTTCGGCCAGCGCGGCGGGCGGATCCTGCTGACCGCGCCGGCCTTCTCCGTCGCCGTCGTCGGCGTCTCCGGAGTGGCCCTGGACCTGCTGGGGATCCGCTACGACCTGCTCTCCCAGGCCGGCGCCGCGCTCGTGCTGGCCGCCGCGGCCTGGCTGGTGGGGCGCGTGCTCCCGCGCGGCGGCCACGCCCCCGCACCGGAGGACCGCCCCGCTCCGGACGGCCGGGCGGGTGCCACGGCGGTGGGCGCCCCGGGGGCCGGGACCGCGCCGGACGCGGCCGCGCCGGCCCGCCCGTGGGTGTTCCCGGCCGCGGCCGCCGTCGGCGTCGCCGTCGGGGCGGTCCTGCTGCTGCGGCGCATGGTCTCCGCGATCGGCGAGCCCGAGGCGATGGCCCAGCGCTGGGACAACATCTTCCACCTCAACGCGATCCGCTGGATCGTGGAGACCGGCAGCGGCTCGACGCTGACGCTCAACCGCATGGTCGACCCCGAGCGGACCGTCGCCCTGTACCCGGCCGCGTGGCACCAGCTGGCGTCGCTGGCCGTGCCCGTGGCCGGCGACAGCGTGCTGGCCGCCCACAACCTCACCCTGCTGGCCGTGGCCGGCGTGGTGTGGCCGGCCTCGTGCGTGTTCCTCACCCGCTGTCTCGTGGGCCCCTCCCCCGTCGCCGCCGTGGTGGCGGGTGCGGCGAGCGCCGGCTTCGGCCTGTTCCCCTACGGGCTCATGGCGTGGGGTCCGCTGTTCCCCAACATCCTCTCCCTCGTGCTGCTGCCGGTCGTGCTGGGCCTGCTCGTGCGCCTGCTCGGCCCGGGCCTGGGCGCCGACCCCACGGCGCGCACCCCGGACGGGCCCGCCCGGCTGCGCACGGCCGCGAGCCTGCTCGTGGCCCTGGGGGCGCTGTTCGTCTCCCAGCCCAACGGCGTCCTGGCACTGCTCGTCGTGGGCGTGCCCCTGGTGGCCACCGCGTGGGCCCTCGGCCTGCGCGCCGCGGTGCGCGCGGGACGACGACGGCGCACCGCGCTGCTGGCCGTGGCCGCCGTGCTCGCCGCCGCCGTGTGGCTGCTCGCGTGGAACACCCTGACCACCACGTTCTTCTGGGCGCCGTTCACGACGCTGCCGCGCGGGGTGGGCGAGGCGCTGCTGTACGGCACCAACGGCCGCCTGGACGTGCCGTGGGTGCTCGTGGTGCTCACCGGCGCCGGGATCTACGCGGCGGTCGTGCGGCGGCGGCTGCGCTGGCTCGTGGTCGCCCACCTGCTGCTGGCCTACCTCTACGCGGTCGCGGCCGCCGGCGAGGACGGGCCCTGGCGCGACTGGCTCACGAGCGGCTGGTACACCGACTCCCACCGGCTGGCGGCGACCCTGCCGCTGACCGCGCTGCCGCTGGCGGCCCTGGGTGCGGAGCACCTGGCCGCACGCCTGGCCGCCGGCCTCGCCGCCGCGGCCGCCGTGCTGCGCGGGGGACGGGCGGGGGGCCGGCCCCCCGCCGCCGGCCGGGCCCGCCCGCTCGCCTACCCGGTGGCCGCGGTGCTCGTGCTGGCCGTGGCCGTGCCGGTGTCCCAGATGGGCTCGCTGACCCGCACCACGCAGGAGGTCAAGCGCTACTACGCCTGGGACGGGCCCGAGTCGATCCTCGGCCACGACGAGTTCGAGCTGCTGCAGGAGCTGGGCCGGCTCACGGGCCCCGGCGACGTCGTCGCCGTGAACCCCTGGAACGGCGGGTCGCTGGCCTGGGCCGTGGCCGAGCGCCCCGTCACCCAGTACCACGTGGAGGACCCCGAGCCCCCGCTGGACGAGCTGGTGGCGGGCATCGACACGGCCGCCCCGGGCTCCCCCGCGTGCGCGGCCGCCGAGGAGCTGGGCGTGGAGTGGGTCCTGGACTTCGGCACCCAGCTGCTCGTGCCGTGGGCCACCGAGCCCCTCGAGGTCTACTCCGGGGTCACGGCCGTGGACCCCGCCGCGGACCCGGGGCTGGCCCCGGTCGCCCGGGAGGGCGGCGCGGTGCTCTACGAGGTCGTCGGCTGCGACGGTCCCTGA
- a CDS encoding ABC transporter ATP-binding protein, translated as MSTDPTRPAVLAEHLAKEFALRHARSLKETVMWLARGRRQDLSNRFRALEDLSVRIEPGESVALVGLNGSGKSTFLKLVSGVMSPDGGSLAVNGRVAGLIEVGAGFHPDLTGRDNVYLNGAILGMSKEEIDRKFDRIVAFSEIEQFIDTEVKFYSSGMYLRLAFAVAVFTDPDIFIIDEILSVGDEPFQRKSLGRVKELSAEGKTLLVVSHDFDVVRTVCARGVWIEHGRVRRDGPIDEVIDAFRAAESAG; from the coding sequence ATGAGCACCGACCCGACCCGCCCGGCGGTGCTCGCGGAGCACCTGGCCAAGGAGTTCGCCCTGCGCCACGCCCGCTCCCTGAAGGAGACGGTGATGTGGCTGGCCCGCGGCCGGCGCCAGGACCTCTCGAACCGCTTCCGCGCCCTCGAGGACCTCTCCGTGCGCATCGAGCCGGGGGAGTCCGTGGCCCTCGTGGGCCTCAACGGCTCCGGGAAGTCCACCTTCCTCAAGCTGGTCTCCGGGGTGATGAGCCCCGACGGCGGCTCCCTCGCGGTCAACGGCCGCGTGGCCGGGCTGATCGAGGTCGGCGCCGGCTTCCACCCGGACCTCACCGGCCGGGACAACGTCTACCTCAACGGCGCGATCCTCGGGATGTCCAAGGAGGAGATCGACCGGAAGTTCGACCGGATCGTCGCCTTCTCCGAGATCGAGCAGTTCATCGACACCGAGGTGAAGTTCTACTCCTCGGGGATGTACCTGCGCCTGGCCTTCGCGGTCGCCGTGTTCACCGACCCGGACATCTTCATCATCGACGAGATCCTCTCCGTGGGCGACGAGCCGTTCCAGCGCAAGAGCCTGGGCCGGGTCAAGGAGCTCTCCGCGGAGGGCAAGACGCTGCTGGTCGTCAGCCACGACTTCGACGTGGTCCGCACGGTCTGCGCGCGCGGCGTGTGGATCGAGCACGGCCGCGTCCGCCGCGACGGGCCCATCGACGAGGTCATCGACGCCTTCCGCGCCGCCGAGAGCGCCGGCTGA
- a CDS encoding ABC transporter permease — MPAATVVRDPSPGTGLPAVFRQRYLLKLLVDKELQIRYRGTVLGLLWSYVKPGIQFVVFYVALGIFLGLERGMENFAVYLFSGIILINFFSEAFGNAARSVVANASLIKKIYLPRQMFPVASVWVAGIHLLPQLAVMLLACLLVGWSPTWLSLLAVPGALLIVGLLATGLGLLFGAANVFFRDAENFVDLIVMVSTWSAPVLYAWTMVRDVLGPVWFAGFMLNPLTVAVELSHAAFWLPTTTPGAHEVPPHLFSLWTPVALAVTGLIMLAGELVFRRLEGRFAQEL, encoded by the coding sequence ATGCCCGCTGCCACGGTCGTGCGGGACCCGTCCCCCGGGACGGGCCTGCCGGCGGTCTTCCGCCAGCGCTACCTGCTGAAGCTGCTCGTGGACAAGGAGCTGCAGATCCGCTACCGGGGCACCGTCCTGGGGCTGCTGTGGTCCTACGTCAAGCCCGGGATCCAGTTCGTGGTCTTCTACGTCGCGCTGGGCATCTTCCTGGGCCTCGAGCGGGGGATGGAGAACTTCGCGGTCTACCTGTTCTCCGGGATCATCCTGATCAACTTCTTCTCGGAGGCCTTCGGCAACGCGGCCCGCTCGGTCGTGGCCAACGCGAGCCTGATCAAGAAGATCTACCTGCCGCGGCAGATGTTCCCCGTCGCCTCGGTGTGGGTCGCGGGCATCCACCTGCTGCCGCAGCTGGCGGTCATGCTGCTGGCGTGCCTGCTCGTGGGCTGGTCGCCCACGTGGCTGTCGCTGCTCGCGGTGCCGGGGGCGCTGCTGATCGTGGGGCTGCTGGCCACCGGGCTGGGGCTGCTCTTCGGCGCCGCGAACGTGTTCTTCCGCGACGCCGAGAACTTCGTGGACCTCATCGTGATGGTCAGCACCTGGTCCGCCCCGGTGCTCTACGCGTGGACGATGGTCCGCGACGTGCTGGGCCCCGTGTGGTTCGCGGGTTTCATGCTCAACCCGCTGACCGTGGCCGTGGAGCTCTCCCACGCCGCGTTCTGGCTGCCGACGACCACCCCCGGCGCGCACGAGGTGCCGCCGCACCTGTTCTCCCTCTGGACGCCCGTGGCCCTGGCCGTCACGGGCCTGATCATGCTCGCGGGCGAGCTCGTCTTCCGCCGCCTCGAGGGCCGATTCGCGCAGGAGCTGTGA
- a CDS encoding glycosyltransferase produces the protein MSTTTETAARTTDESGAGALRVLQEVVLPAKDRLATQPLYMDTRADTGAAVQPEDGARKSSPIVVNVASETAATDALAILDRHRLRVHARATVSFATYFNAFPASYWRHNTHVREVVLRVRTTGRGTVSVYGSNARGESVPVSVHEVAGAEHTTEAVLPLKAFADGGWYWFDLTAADEDLELRGAEWLADGTGIPEGSVTLQITTMNKPSYCLRNARLLFDQRERLPQVREVVIVDQGNQKVVDEPGFREVQERFGERLRVLDQANLGGAGGFARGMYEAVRAGSDYVLLMDDDVEIEPEAVRRISVFADFCKRPTLVGGHMIDLLNPTKIHNFGEEMDPYSFQYGPAGEGVEIGHDFRHSNLRATPWMHRRIEVDYNAWWMCLIPTSVIREIGLALPVFIKWDDVEYGVRAKAAGYRTVSLPGVAVWHLAWADKDDTISWQAYFHKRNQLVAALLHSPFERGGEVLGRNGIKDLRHVLSMQYFAEEARVLALRDVLAGPEALHELLPQRIRDVRRMMTQHSDAVYEADLDAYPAVAPAKPARTRRLSSPHGLKVLTSAATAVVRHLAVSPGAGAQEHPQVHLPYQDARWWRLARYDSALVTASDGTGYTWYKRSPKDARALLTESARLHAQLVLRWPELSRRYREALPAITSLEAWEETFREHSEIGV, from the coding sequence GTGAGCACGACGACCGAGACGGCGGCCCGGACCACGGACGAGAGCGGGGCGGGCGCCCTGCGCGTGCTGCAGGAGGTCGTGCTGCCCGCCAAGGACCGCCTGGCCACCCAGCCCCTGTACATGGACACCCGCGCCGACACCGGCGCGGCGGTCCAGCCGGAGGACGGCGCCCGCAAGAGCTCCCCGATCGTGGTCAACGTGGCCTCGGAGACCGCGGCCACCGACGCGCTGGCGATCCTCGACCGGCACCGGCTGCGGGTCCACGCGCGGGCGACCGTGTCCTTCGCCACCTACTTCAACGCGTTCCCGGCCAGCTACTGGCGGCACAACACCCACGTGCGGGAGGTCGTGCTGCGGGTGCGCACCACCGGGCGCGGCACCGTGAGCGTCTACGGCTCCAACGCCCGCGGCGAGTCCGTGCCCGTGTCCGTGCACGAGGTCGCCGGCGCGGAGCACACCACGGAGGCCGTGCTGCCCCTGAAGGCCTTCGCCGACGGCGGCTGGTACTGGTTCGACCTCACCGCCGCCGACGAGGACCTCGAGCTGCGCGGCGCCGAGTGGCTCGCCGACGGCACCGGGATCCCCGAGGGCAGCGTGACCCTGCAGATCACGACGATGAACAAGCCCTCCTACTGCCTGCGCAACGCCCGGCTGCTGTTCGACCAGCGCGAGCGCCTCCCGCAGGTCCGCGAGGTCGTCATCGTGGACCAGGGCAACCAGAAGGTCGTCGACGAGCCCGGCTTCCGCGAGGTGCAGGAGCGCTTCGGGGAGCGGCTGCGGGTGCTCGACCAGGCCAACCTCGGCGGCGCGGGCGGCTTCGCCCGCGGGATGTACGAGGCCGTGCGCGCCGGGTCCGACTACGTGCTGCTGATGGACGACGACGTCGAGATCGAGCCCGAGGCCGTGCGCCGGATCAGCGTCTTCGCCGACTTCTGCAAGCGACCCACGCTCGTGGGCGGGCACATGATCGACCTGCTCAACCCCACGAAGATCCACAACTTCGGCGAGGAGATGGACCCGTACAGCTTCCAGTACGGGCCCGCCGGGGAGGGCGTGGAGATCGGCCACGACTTCCGGCACAGCAACCTGCGCGCGACCCCGTGGATGCACCGGCGCATCGAGGTCGACTACAACGCGTGGTGGATGTGCCTGATCCCCACCTCCGTGATCCGCGAGATCGGCCTGGCCCTGCCCGTGTTCATCAAGTGGGACGACGTCGAGTACGGGGTGCGCGCCAAGGCCGCCGGCTACCGCACCGTGTCCCTGCCCGGGGTGGCGGTGTGGCACCTGGCGTGGGCCGACAAGGACGACACCATCAGCTGGCAGGCCTACTTCCACAAGCGCAACCAGCTCGTGGCGGCGCTGCTGCACTCCCCGTTCGAGCGCGGGGGTGAGGTCCTGGGCCGCAACGGCATCAAGGACCTGCGCCACGTGCTGTCGATGCAGTACTTCGCCGAGGAGGCCCGCGTGCTCGCCCTGCGCGACGTGCTGGCCGGCCCGGAGGCCCTGCACGAGCTGCTGCCGCAGCGCATCCGCGACGTGCGCCGGATGATGACCCAGCACTCCGACGCCGTCTACGAGGCGGACCTGGACGCCTACCCCGCGGTCGCGCCGGCGAAGCCGGCGCGCACCCGGCGGCTGTCCTCGCCGCACGGGCTGAAGGTGCTGACCTCGGCGGCCACCGCGGTCGTGCGCCACCTGGCCGTGTCCCCGGGGGCCGGGGCGCAGGAGCACCCGCAGGTGCACCTGCCCTACCAGGACGCCCGCTGGTGGCGGCTCGCCCGCTACGACAGCGCCCTGGTGACCGCCTCGGACGGCACCGGCTACACGTGGTACAAGCGCTCCCCGAAGGACGCCCGCGCCCTGCTGACGGAGTCCGCCCGCCTGCACGCCCAGCTGGTGCTGCGCTGGCCCGAGCTCTCGCGGCGCTACCGCGAGGCCCTGCCCGCGATCACGTCCCTGGAGGCGTGGGAGGAGACCTTCCGCGAGCACTCGGAGATCGGCGTCTGA
- the glf gene encoding UDP-galactopyranose mutase, with amino-acid sequence MNADLVVVGSGLFGLTVAERAATELGLDVALIDRRSHIGGNAYSEREASTGIEVHRYGAHLFHTSNERVWDYVNRFTGFTDYVHRVYTRHHGEIFPMPINLGTINQFFRAAYSPAEARALIQEQAGELAGTDPQNLNDKGIQLIGRPLYEAFIKHYTGKQWQTDPKDLPASIINRLPVRYTYDNRYFNDKYEGLPVDGYTAWLERMADHPKIDVRLDTDFFDDGHEYSRAAVSGQVPVVYTGPVDRYFDYAEGDLSWRTIDLEQEVLPIEDFQGAPVINYPDPDVDFTRILEFRHFHPERDYTKDATVIMREFSRFAEKGDEPYYPVNTTVDREKLLKYRDLARGEDKVLFGGRLGTYKYLDMHMAIGAALSMVDNKIAPHFTGGATIESGGVDA; translated from the coding sequence GTGAACGCAGATCTCGTCGTCGTCGGGTCGGGCCTCTTCGGCCTGACCGTGGCCGAGAGGGCCGCCACCGAGCTGGGCCTCGACGTGGCCCTCATCGACCGGCGCTCCCACATCGGGGGCAACGCCTACTCGGAGCGGGAGGCGAGCACGGGGATCGAGGTCCACCGCTACGGCGCCCACCTCTTCCACACCTCCAACGAGCGGGTCTGGGACTACGTCAACCGCTTCACCGGCTTCACCGACTACGTGCACCGGGTCTACACGCGCCACCACGGCGAGATCTTCCCGATGCCGATCAACCTCGGCACCATCAACCAGTTCTTCCGGGCGGCGTACTCGCCGGCCGAGGCGCGGGCGCTGATCCAGGAGCAGGCGGGCGAGCTCGCCGGCACCGACCCGCAGAACCTCAACGACAAGGGCATCCAGCTCATCGGGCGCCCCCTCTACGAGGCGTTCATCAAGCACTACACGGGCAAGCAGTGGCAGACCGACCCGAAGGACCTGCCGGCCTCGATCATCAACCGCCTGCCCGTGCGCTACACCTACGACAACCGGTACTTCAACGACAAGTACGAGGGTCTGCCGGTGGACGGCTACACGGCCTGGCTCGAGCGCATGGCGGACCACCCCAAGATCGACGTCCGCCTCGACACCGACTTCTTCGACGACGGGCACGAGTACTCGCGCGCGGCCGTCTCCGGGCAGGTGCCCGTGGTCTACACGGGCCCCGTGGACCGCTACTTCGACTACGCCGAGGGCGACCTGTCGTGGCGGACGATCGACCTCGAGCAGGAGGTCCTCCCGATCGAGGACTTCCAGGGCGCGCCCGTCATCAACTACCCCGACCCGGACGTGGACTTCACCCGGATCCTCGAGTTCCGCCACTTCCACCCGGAGCGCGACTACACCAAGGACGCCACGGTGATCATGCGGGAGTTCTCCCGCTTCGCCGAGAAGGGCGACGAGCCCTACTACCCGGTCAACACCACGGTGGACCGCGAGAAGCTGCTGAAGTACCGCGATCTCGCCCGCGGCGAGGACAAGGTCCTGTTCGGCGGTCGGCTCGGCACCTACAAGTACCTGGACATGCACATGGCCATCGGCGCGGCGCTGTCCATGGTCGACAACAAGATCGCCCCCCACTTCACCGGCGGGGCCACCATCGAGAGCGGGGGAGTGGACGCGTGA